DNA from Diachasmimorpha longicaudata isolate KC_UGA_2023 chromosome 17, iyDiaLong2, whole genome shotgun sequence:
GGCCATTACCTCGTTAAAAGGATGTAAGGAACGTCGCATGATGCATTTGTTTTGACTTTCAGCTTCGAATGGAATTTATCAAAACTCTGTTTTCGGATTGGGAGCGAAATTGCCAGGGAAATACACAGGAGCAATTGTCCTGGGCTCGGTAATGGATGCAATCcttgatgattcattttttataaaaatcaagtactaaatgagaattaaattgcAGAATATCAGTGGGACGCTGACAGCGGTCATTAATATTCTCACGCAAGTGATGACACCGAATCTACGCACAGCAGCTATATACTATTTCATCACCGCATTGTTCATCATTCTGGCGTGCTTTGACACGTATTTCGCTCTTCCAATCAACGTGAGTATAATAAATCCTCGagaggaatgaaaataaaaatagaacaaGTGGAAATTTCCTCGGGTATTGCATGGAATCCAATAATTTAACACTCATTAAATAATATACTAAGAATATATATTTACATATATTGTATACATAAATTGTTTTATACAAAATGTcataaaatgtttttgtaaTCAATTATTGCatgattttcaatttgtttaaattattccAGAGGTTTTATCGCTATCACGAGCTCCTGGCTGAGAAGGAGAACAAGAAAGACTCCGGTCGGAAAGACAGGGCCCCTTATTTAAAGATTATTCGAGAATGTTCAGTGCAGctattcaatatattttttgtattcTTCGTAACACTTACTCTGTTCCCGGCTGTACACTCAGGCATTAAGAAGAGCGATGCAGACTTCATCGTTCCCACTGATCTCTACTCCTCCGTCATGTGTTTCCTGACGTTTAATGTGACTGCCATGATCGGGAGCCTCTTGGCTCCAATCATTAAATTCGTATgttcaaaaaattctaatcaatCACGTTTTCCTCAACAGTGAACCGAATATTagtttctaataatttttattgtcattttaGCCCAACAAGAGGTTTCTCATTATTCCAGTGGTCCTCAGGGCATTATTCATCCCCCTATTTTTATTCTGCAACTACCACGTTGGTGAGAACTTGTCTGTGAGAACTTTACCAGTCCTGATAAATAATGACTGGGCATACCTGGCCATTGCAATTTCCATGGGTCTCAGCAGTGGCTACTTATCATCCCTCGGCATGATGTACTGTCCCACGTAAGTCCTCgataatcccccccccccctaatgCCTCACGAATGACGAGACAAATAACGCGAATTATTCATCGATATTTTTAAACTTTCAGAGAGGTTGATCCACGTCATGCCTCGGTAGCAGGAATGTTCGCTGCTGCTGCCCTCATAACAGGCATTTTCTTCGGGGTACTGTCTTCCAATTTAATGCCATTCGTCGTTAATAATATCGGATGGTAATGACTATTGGGATAATTAATGTTAACTCGAGATATATTTATAGTACggtaagaaatttttttctctcgcgttgagatttttcataggaatcaTTGAGACTTGACATGGAAGAGAGATAATAGATATCTGTTTTACTATTGAGGATTTATTATTCGGGGGACATGCACACGTGCAGGCACACTCatggaggttttttttttctatttttgagaGTGATAAAATGAAGGTCGAACCCAGAAAACCGGAAGAAATGGGAAGAATAGTTTTCTAAATTGAGATTTTGAAACTTTTCCAGATCATTTAAATTCCGATGCGAGTGTTTGTCGACTCCTAGCATTTTATCAATTCtccagagtaaaaaaattgttaagttGAGAAGTGTGTGTGTGTCTGTGTCGGCTTTGCTCAGTAGTGATCATACGCCATGTTTTTCCTACCAATTATGCCTTTGAATACCGTATTTTTCGAATGGCAGGGGCCCGATGTGACCAACTGCTCGCCATTTTACATGCGGTATGCCCACCCGTTCCAACGTAAGATCGGACCAAACCGccttaaataatttacaaaaatcagagaaaattaaaaaaaaaaagttgagcaTGAGTAATTGAGTGTGAGAGCCGCTTGGACTGAGGCACATTCTCACAGTTGCAAATACAGTGGATATATTTAGTGATTAAGAGTTGATTGATTGACTAATTGAtgataattgtaattattaacTTAAATGACTAGAGCTGTTTTCTTCGAACCACCGATTGTTGTAGTCCCTTCTCACTTGAGGTTGTTCTATTTTATATGTGTTGTTTGTACTTTTCAATGCGCTTgtcgtttatttaatttagatgTTATGGGCACTCGTGTGCAACGACATTAAATCGATGGATTTAATGAAGTCCCTGAAGtgtatgatttttattttacgatgTATGagtttaacgatttttttaatgaatttttgtgtGTTTCCTTCGCACTTTTACTAACAGATCTCTGTTAACTTCATATACGTACAATAACTGGTCGAACTAGCGCGAGAGTCTCACCAAAAAGCTCTGCAATATGTTTTAGACTCCTGATTagtctattttttaattcacgcGACAATCTTGtggctaaaaaaattattctccaatATTTTCACTTCATCTCAATCCTCTGTCTCTCGTAAATATCAGGCCCAcatatttaaacaaaaaatctgTCGAAACTTCACGAGTTTCTCTTTCTCGCTAGATAAACTAATTAAACATTAAAACCTCTTTAAGCTCGTCTTCGCATTATCCGAATTGCTAGAATGATATGAATCAATAAGTGGACAATCCTTGTAGGAAGCAATACCGACAATAACCAATGAAATCAAGGAATTATactgaattgaataaaattaaaatttaaaaaatcgttgatcCTGAAGTGAATAGAGTAGATGggatatttttgtatttgatAAAAACATTTGAGGTAACGAGTTCAGTTTTGAGAGGTTAATTTTTCATGCATATCATAAATTACCATCACAATATATCGAAATTTACTGTTAGAAGTCAGTAAATATGTTTTCAATGccattgtaattttttaacaatttaaatTGCGTGTGTGAggactttaatttttttattacgaatTTGTACATGACTTTTATCAATGAACATCACTGTTAATTGATACCCCTCATTTGTCCAAACGTTGatacgaaaataaaatttacagtAATTACCATTATCGAGTAATGATGCATTGATTAACATACTAAGCAACACGACAGGAATAATCGTATAATTCGGTGAAAGAAAAATCGCGTACAGGTAGTAGTGATAGTGTTGTTGAAGAATCTAGTGTTTAATCCTAGGACGATTAatgaacaaaagaaaaaaaaacgttgaaaTCAATCATTCTGTATTGTGAACTCATTGAATAAAATCCAGTTTTTAGAAAATATATAATGTATTTAGCTTTTCTTACACACTTAATTATCCTTAACATTGATTACACGAAAGCGTCTGATTATGTTTTACAGTCTAATAAAAACCTAATCAGAGTAAGCGGATGATAGCGCTGAGAGTTGGatagaaaattgttgaatttttacatTACATAACGTAGACCTTTTCGATTTTCTTGAATGGAAATACTTCTTTGGTTTTTGGGCACACTACAGCACCGTTGTTGTCCTTGGCCATTTTCTGAAGTGCCTGCAAGTTTCAATAGtgtattttaattcgattttGGGGTATTTCTGGGCAGTAGTTATTGTCgttgatttattaaaaataatggtggCTGTAAAATATTCCTATTACCTTTTCACCATAAACATATCCATTGGGCATCATCATGGGATGATTGTACTCATTCAAGGGCTCCCCACTGATACTACAAACGAGTCTAGACTGTGAGCAATGGGCGAAGGGCAGAGGGGCCGCGAGTTCGTTCAAAGCCTCGTGACAAACTGGACAGCTGgcattttttccctctttgtGTCCACTGTAGCACTGGAGTGTTTTGAGGGCAGACAGACCTGCCTGGAGTGCAACAGTGAAGACACTCTGGCTGGCTAATTGAAACAGCCTATAGTTCTCATGGCGAAACTGCTCGATAAGCCTGTCCCACCTGTCGACACCACAAAACAATCACcagctcaaaaaaaaaattgagtagtGAAAATGGAACGTCTTCATTCGTCAATAACTGGGAATCGGTAGAGTcaatttcaacgatttttttctcattttgaaGCTCTGGGCTTCAGCTTTAAAGTcctaaaaaatcattcgatttGCCTCGTCGGCTTCTGAGTTACCGTCCCTTGAAGACATGCCCACTTTGCTCCACGCTCTCCCAAAGGATGGGACCGTTCCTGGGCTCGTAAATGAGATAGATAGCGCTATGCGACAGTTCCTTACCTTTTCTCATCCAGCAGATCCTTGTAAGGACTAAAGTAAGGATTAGCAGGAAATGCCAACTGCCCCATGCAGCTCTGTATCTCCTGCAGCTGGTAATCATCGTAATTAGCGAAATATTTGCGGGCATGTTTGACAGCGTCAAGCCTGCGATCAGCCCTCACGAGCTCGATGAACTCCTGGACACGAAGATTAAACTCCATGGTGCTGCCCAGCTTCCTAAGCTTGGACCTGTCATAACGTAGAGACTAACCTGTTATTTTTCTGTGAATAATTTCGTCAGAATAATTGTGGGAGTGtggtaaacaaaaaaaaaatacctgttATCATGGCACCATCCAAGACACCTCGTGGTCTCGTGATTGGCGAGTGATATCTCCACTTCCCTGGACACCATGAAGACATCAATATTCGTGAGATCCCTGAGCTCAGTGGTGTCAGCGAGTTTTTGAGCAGTCTTGTAGTAGCCCTTTCTCAAGAAGTACTCCACAAGCATTCTGTCCAGCCTCTGTCTTCTCCACTGATTGACGACACTGGGGGTCGTGTTGGCGTGCTCCTTCAGGTGATCGAGACGTCTCTTGCAGACCATCCCAGCCTGATGCTCCTCGGAAATGGACTCCTCTGCCTTTCGTTTGAGGACTTGGAGCTTAGCCACgacacccccgaggagacgagTGATCTCACCACTTTGAACGGGTGTCCCAGAGTCAGTTGTCAGACTCTTCTCCAGCTCTGAGGCTGTCGCCTGGACGTGGGACACCTCCCTGTCCAGGACTTTTTGGGTTGAGCGGAATTTTTTGTTCAGAAGTTCGTATGGCACCTGAATAATCAGCAGATGCAGAGCttgaaatcattttctttAACTACTCCTGTCATTAATCAGCAACAATTGGAAATTGGCAGAGTGAGatggaacgattttttttatactttgaATGTATTCTTTGGGCTTCAAAATGAGAGGTGTCTCATGTGACTGGCATCGTTTGGCCAGGAGATAGCGACATTTAATGGTTTCCTCACTCTCCCCTTTATCAGTATCTAATTCGACGTTGACAAAGGGAAATTTGTTCATCAatcaatgattaaaaattcgtGAGGCGTGAGGGGAGCTGTTAGTAAGTCCCGATAACTGGGGATTGACTGAGTCTAAAAAAATCTTCTTTCCCTGaattttgaagaattatttcaaGCTCAAAATGAAACCTGATTTATGTAAATCGTGCCATTtggttaaaaatatattgacgaTTTAAACAGGTTCATTCGACATATCATTTTCCCAATCATTATCGAATTACTTTTCAGATGTCCTCTGAAACGtgtcaataataaattaatgatgatTACCTTGAGAGTGGGATGCTCCATGCTCTTAATGTCCGACATTTTCGATGACAGCTACGAGCCTAATCACAAGAAAATACTTCGTCGATAACCAGAAACGAAAAGAATGATTTCCCCCACTCTTTGTTTTCCTTTCTCCTCTATTTCGTCGTTGTTAAAAGCTCCAAACTCGAGAATTCCTCGTCATCGTATGCAAAATCATCGAAATTGGGAGAATGGGGTAGATATTGGGACAATGGAGATCGAACAAAGAAATGGGGAACGTTATTTCGGGGATGTAGAACGTTTTACCTCGGCAACTGCGTGCAACTGAGCCCACAGACCTTTAACTCATCCACACACAACATCCGAGCTGCCTCGAACTTCACCCAACAGCACCCAGGACAGCTCTTTATCGTGACTACGTAGGCTCACACACAAAGGGAATGTGAGTGTGTGTTCAGGCGATGTCTGAGGTTAGGAACTCGTGGAAACTGGTGTCGCAAACCAAAGCTGGGAAATCGCaccatttgaaattttcacgacTAATTGTTATATTAGACTGATGGagtaacaaataaaataatctctTAACcattagaaaaagaaaaagtattttttcttaatgatccaccaattttttttcaattttttcttcagatGAATTCcttagttgattttttttccacaacgAACATTAAAAacaacaaaacaaaatttatgaatgaactgagagatgataaataaattacatgAATTAATTCCCTCATAATTTCCAAAACtaaatctcaaaaaaatttcggaaattagaaaaatccttaattatttacaaaatgtTGTCACaaagtaaaaaatcattttttaaattatttaacatcCACTAATTAGACAATTCATTTAGAAATCCTCAGagtaaatcataaaaaatactcTCATCAAGAATTCAAAGTTCCCGCGTCGAGGGCGACTGTCGCCGCGTTTCCCATTGGTCAATTCCGCTGTCCCCAACCGATCATTTATCCACCAAAGCCCCAACTCCTCCAATTTTCGATCTCTACTTTCCAAAACGATCCAACAATCCTCAA
Protein-coding regions in this window:
- the Ent2 gene encoding equilibrative nucleoside transporter 1 isoform X3 encodes the protein MLLHGIGALMPWNMFITAEGYFQKYKLSETYTGDPNITYYGNMYVGSVSFAAQIPNLLFNWVNVFIPLSGSMTTRIVWGLTIQAVIFVFTVVMAMADTSGFPIAFFWMTMVSVVILNTSNGIYQNSVFGLGAKLPGKYTGAIVLGSNISGTLTAVINILTQVMTPNLRTAAIYYFITALFIILACFDTYFALPINRFYRYHELLAEKENKKDSGRKDRAPYLKIIRECSVQLFNIFFVFFVTLTLFPAVHSGIKKSDADFIVPTDLYSSVMCFLTFNVTAMIGSLLAPIIKFPNKRFLIIPVVLRALFIPLFLFCNYHVGENLSVRTLPVLINNDWAYLAIAISMGLSSGYLSSLGMMYCPTEVDPRHASVAGMFAAAALITGIFFGVLSSNLMPFVVNNIGW
- the Ent2 gene encoding equilibrative nucleoside transporter 1 isoform X2; the encoded protein is MAGTYKKQEFGVGGEEQTLLKDTNGPRIVTKGSEPVRLSPGWEGTGRPDDELNFKGVTMDQADLELNPPRDRLNIVYFIMLLHGIGALMPWNMFITAEGYFQKYKLSETYTGDPNITYYGNMYVGSVSFAAQIPNLLFNWVNVFIPLSGSMTTRIVWGLTIQAVIFVFTVVMAMADTSGFPIAFFWMTMVSVVILNTSNGIYQNSVFGLGAKLPGKYTGAIVLGSNISGTLTAVINILTQVMTPNLRTAAIYYFITALFIILACFDTYFALPINRFYRYHELLAEKENKKDSGRKDRAPYLKIIRECSVQLFNIFFVFFVTLTLFPAVHSGIKKSDADFIVPTDLYSSVMCFLTFNVTAMIGSLLAPIIKFPNKRFLIIPVVLRALFIPLFLFCNYHVGENLSVRTLPVLINNDWAYLAIAISMGLSSGYLSSLGMMYCPTEVDPRHASVAGMFAAAALITGIFFGVLSSNLMPFVVNNIGW
- the Ent2 gene encoding equilibrative nucleoside transporter 1 isoform X1; amino-acid sequence: MAGTYKKQEFGVGGEEQTLLKDTNGPRIVTKDDKKCKLKTYSTFLSRKCLGSEPVRLSPGWEGTGRPDDELNFKGVTMDQADLELNPPRDRLNIVYFIMLLHGIGALMPWNMFITAEGYFQKYKLSETYTGDPNITYYGNMYVGSVSFAAQIPNLLFNWVNVFIPLSGSMTTRIVWGLTIQAVIFVFTVVMAMADTSGFPIAFFWMTMVSVVILNTSNGIYQNSVFGLGAKLPGKYTGAIVLGSNISGTLTAVINILTQVMTPNLRTAAIYYFITALFIILACFDTYFALPINRFYRYHELLAEKENKKDSGRKDRAPYLKIIRECSVQLFNIFFVFFVTLTLFPAVHSGIKKSDADFIVPTDLYSSVMCFLTFNVTAMIGSLLAPIIKFPNKRFLIIPVVLRALFIPLFLFCNYHVGENLSVRTLPVLINNDWAYLAIAISMGLSSGYLSSLGMMYCPTEVDPRHASVAGMFAAAALITGIFFGVLSSNLMPFVVNNIGW
- the LOC135170468 gene encoding E3 ubiquitin-protein transferase MAEA produces the protein MSDIKSMEHPTLKVPYELLNKKFRSTQKVLDREVSHVQATASELEKSLTTDSGTPVQSGEITRLLGGVVAKLQVLKRKAEESISEEHQAGMVCKRRLDHLKEHANTTPSVVNQWRRQRLDRMLVEYFLRKGYYKTAQKLADTTELRDLTNIDVFMVSREVEISLANHETTRCLGWCHDNRSKLRKLGSTMEFNLRVQEFIELVRADRRLDAVKHARKYFANYDDYQLQEIQSCMGQLAFPANPYFSPYKDLLDEKRWDRLIEQFRHENYRLFQLASQSVFTVALQAGLSALKTLQCYSGHKEGKNASCPVCHEALNELAAPLPFAHCSQSRLVCSISGEPLNEYNHPMMMPNGYVYGEKALQKMAKDNNGAVVCPKTKEVFPFKKIEKVYVM